One window of Peteryoungia desertarenae genomic DNA carries:
- a CDS encoding DUF547 domain-containing protein, translating into MLYFISRLCVAIMIVLGVAGGAQAASFDHSALDALLKAHVKPWDKGRATRVDYDGFKRDRARLASYLEKTAAVSRATFDGWSKDEQLAFLINVYNAHTIESILTGYPGLKSIRDLGGVFASPWKREIVPLFGVMHSLDDVEHGMIRGSGRYNDPRIHFAVNCASIGCPDLRAEAYSGQALDRQLDEQTKLFLADRTRNRLNGQALEISSIFKWYGEDFETGFRGTNTIGAFLALYGEAMGLDATAQEAARRGDYRLRYLSYDWNLNGTK; encoded by the coding sequence TTGCTGTATTTCATTTCTCGTTTGTGCGTTGCGATCATGATTGTCCTGGGGGTGGCCGGTGGAGCTCAGGCGGCCTCGTTCGATCATTCGGCCTTGGATGCGTTGCTCAAGGCCCATGTGAAGCCGTGGGATAAGGGTCGTGCCACGCGCGTGGACTATGATGGTTTCAAGAGGGACAGGGCGCGACTTGCCAGCTATCTCGAAAAGACGGCGGCAGTGTCGCGGGCAACCTTTGACGGTTGGTCGAAAGACGAGCAACTGGCATTTCTGATCAATGTCTATAATGCCCATACGATCGAATCGATTCTGACAGGGTATCCGGGGCTGAAGTCCATCCGGGACCTGGGCGGGGTCTTTGCGTCACCCTGGAAGCGCGAGATCGTGCCGTTGTTTGGCGTTATGCATTCGCTCGATGATGTCGAACACGGGATGATCCGAGGCTCTGGCCGCTACAATGATCCCCGGATCCACTTTGCCGTCAATTGTGCCAGTATCGGCTGCCCGGATCTGCGTGCCGAGGCCTATAGCGGCCAAGCGCTTGACCGGCAGCTTGACGAGCAGACGAAACTGTTTCTGGCGGACAGGACGCGAAATCGGCTGAATGGGCAGGCTCTCGAGATTTCCTCGATCTTCAAATGGTATGGCGAGGACTTTGAGACGGGGTTTCGCGGGACGAATACGATCGGTGCGTTCCTGGCGCTGTATGGTGAGGCGATGGGACTGGATGCTACGGCCCAGGAAGCCGCCCGAAGAGGCGATTACCGGTTGCGCTATCTCAGCTATGACTGGAATCTCAACGGCACCAAATAG
- a CDS encoding endonuclease/exonuclease/phosphatase family protein has translation MAKSKPSLARTMIASLRNRDRSPADAGLSSASDHITVASYNVHKCVGTDGRFDPDRVIDVIREIGPDVIALQEADKRFGERIGLLDLGRLRLETGLVPVPVTPATKAHARAHGWRGNVLLFRQGIVKDVHQIALPGLEPRGALVAEIDLEGRASLRVIAAHLGLMRWARRQQADVILDLLQKRDARPTLLMGDFNEWRLGPGSALTRLEPMFGPLPPPVPSFPARLPVLSLDRIMANRPGLISEVSVHDSPLARRASDHLPLLARLDLATTVD, from the coding sequence ATGGCGAAGAGTAAGCCCAGTCTCGCGCGCACCATGATCGCATCCTTGCGCAATCGTGACCGCAGTCCGGCAGATGCGGGTCTCTCGTCGGCGAGTGATCACATCACCGTTGCCTCCTACAATGTACACAAATGCGTCGGCACGGATGGACGGTTTGATCCGGATCGGGTCATTGATGTGATCCGGGAGATCGGTCCGGACGTGATTGCGTTGCAGGAAGCCGACAAACGGTTTGGCGAGCGGATCGGACTTCTCGATCTCGGTCGGTTGCGGCTTGAGACTGGACTTGTGCCGGTCCCTGTCACGCCGGCCACCAAGGCCCATGCGCGCGCGCATGGCTGGCGGGGCAATGTGCTGCTTTTCCGCCAGGGGATCGTCAAGGACGTGCATCAGATCGCCCTGCCGGGTCTTGAGCCACGCGGCGCGCTGGTTGCGGAAATCGATCTGGAGGGGCGTGCGTCGCTTCGGGTGATTGCGGCGCATCTCGGCCTGATGCGCTGGGCGCGTCGGCAGCAGGCCGATGTGATCCTTGACCTCCTGCAAAAGCGTGATGCGCGACCGACACTCTTGATGGGCGACTTCAACGAGTGGCGGCTCGGGCCAGGCTCGGCCCTGACGCGGCTTGAACCCATGTTCGGACCACTTCCGCCACCGGTTCCGAGCTTTCCGGCCCGCCTTCCGGTGCTGTCGCTTGACCGGATCATGGCCAATCGTCCGGGCCTGATCTCCGAGGTTTCCGTACATGACAGTCCGCTGGCGCGTCGGGCGTCCGACCATCTTCCGCTGCTTGCCAGGCTCGACCTGGCCACGACGGTGGATTAG
- a CDS encoding outer membrane protein assembly factor BamD, with protein MYQVGSDIVKKAARVASICLMMSFAGVLASCQTDPDIDITKLGVETDPPEVLYNQGLANIKAGNMSEAARKFDAVDAQHPFSDWSRKSLVMSTFTKYRLGRYNEAIATGNRFMSLYPEAEDADYVQYLVGLSHWKQIPTVTQDQRSSVRTIEAMQRVVDNYPNSEYVEDAQVKMRFARDQLAGKEMQVGRYYLERKEYLAAVSRFRTVVEQYPNTNQIEEALARLVEAYFAMGVVQEAQTAAAVLGHNYPDSQWYADSYKLLQSGGLEPRENSGSWIARAGRNLLIGS; from the coding sequence ATGTATCAAGTAGGGTCGGATATTGTGAAGAAAGCCGCGCGTGTTGCCAGCATTTGTTTGATGATGTCGTTCGCGGGCGTTCTTGCATCCTGCCAGACGGACCCTGATATCGACATCACCAAGCTGGGCGTTGAAACCGATCCGCCGGAGGTTCTCTACAACCAGGGTCTTGCCAACATCAAGGCTGGCAATATGTCGGAGGCGGCACGCAAGTTTGATGCCGTTGATGCCCAGCATCCTTTCTCGGATTGGTCGCGCAAGTCGTTGGTCATGAGCACCTTCACGAAATACCGTCTCGGTCGCTACAATGAAGCGATCGCGACAGGCAATCGGTTCATGAGCCTCTATCCGGAGGCAGAAGATGCCGATTACGTCCAGTATCTGGTGGGGCTGTCTCACTGGAAGCAGATCCCGACAGTGACCCAGGATCAGAGAAGTTCCGTTCGTACCATTGAAGCCATGCAGCGCGTGGTCGATAACTATCCGAACTCGGAATATGTCGAGGATGCCCAGGTTAAGATGCGTTTCGCGCGCGACCAGTTGGCCGGCAAGGAAATGCAGGTCGGTCGCTATTATCTCGAGCGCAAGGAATATCTTGCAGCCGTATCCCGTTTCCGCACCGTTGTTGAGCAGTATCCGAATACCAACCAGATTGAAGAGGCGCTTGCGCGTCTGGTCGAGGCCTACTTTGCGATGGGCGTGGTTCAGGAGGCTCAGACTGCTGCGGCAGTGCTTGGGCACAATTATCCGGACAGCCAGTGGTATGCAGATTCCTATAAGCTCCTGCAGAGCGGTGGTCTTGAGCCCCGCGAGAACTCCGGTTCCTGGATTGCCAGGGCAGGCCGCAATCTCCTGATCGGGAGCTAA
- the ligA gene encoding NAD-dependent DNA ligase LigA, translating to MAVDLVAVEDLTEEQAVLELQRLAAEIAHHDALYHGKDAPQITDADYDALKRRNDAIEERFPGLVRSDSPSQRVGAAPAGIFAQVVHARPMLSLDNAFSDEDVTDFVSSVYRFLGQLPDGSIAFTAEPKIDGLSMSLRYENRKLVTAATRGDGTTGENVTANIRTITEIPTELPADAPDVVEVRGEVYMAKSDFLALNALMEAEGKQTYVNPRNTASGSLRQLDPKVTASRKLRFFAYAWGEMSEMPAETQWGMVETFNRWGFPVNPLTRRLNSVEEILAHYRDIGLQRAELDYDIDGVVYKVDRLDLQARLGFRSRSPRWATAHKFPAEQATTRLLAIDIQVGRTGALTPVARLEPITVGGVVVTNATLHNEDYIKGIGNSGEPLRDGRDIRVGDMVIVQRAGDVIPQIVDVVMDQRPDEAVSYVFPKNCPVCGSHAVREKNEKTGKLDSVTRCTGGFVCRAQAIEHIKHFVSRNAFDIEGLGTKQVDFFFESEDPALMIRTAPDIFTLKTRQERSLTKLENIEGFGRVSVGKLFDAIDARREIALNRFIFALGIRHVGETTAKLLARSYGSYTAFAAAMQGAGPRYGEAWNELNNIEGIGEVVAASIVEFFKEPRNLQVVGRLLDEVTPLDAEMPVASNSVVAGKTVVFTGSLERFTRDEAKARAESLGAKVAGSVSKKTDYVVAGPGAGSKLDKARELGVAVMTEDEWLSLIGG from the coding sequence ATGGCTGTTGATCTTGTTGCCGTCGAGGACCTCACAGAAGAACAGGCGGTTCTTGAGCTTCAGCGACTGGCCGCCGAGATTGCCCATCACGATGCGCTCTATCACGGCAAGGACGCGCCGCAGATCACGGATGCCGATTACGATGCGCTCAAGCGGCGCAACGACGCCATAGAAGAGCGGTTTCCGGGACTTGTCCGCAGCGATAGTCCCTCCCAGAGAGTGGGGGCTGCGCCCGCCGGCATCTTTGCCCAGGTCGTGCATGCGCGCCCCATGCTGTCCCTCGACAATGCGTTTTCGGACGAAGACGTCACAGATTTTGTGTCCTCGGTCTACCGATTTCTTGGGCAACTTCCTGACGGCTCGATCGCCTTTACTGCAGAGCCAAAAATCGACGGGCTTTCCATGTCGCTGCGCTACGAGAACCGCAAGCTGGTGACGGCGGCGACGCGCGGTGACGGGACGACCGGCGAGAATGTCACCGCCAATATCCGGACCATCACGGAAATCCCGACCGAACTGCCTGCTGATGCGCCCGATGTGGTCGAGGTGCGCGGTGAAGTCTATATGGCGAAATCCGATTTCCTGGCGCTGAATGCGCTGATGGAGGCCGAGGGCAAGCAAACCTATGTCAATCCGCGCAATACGGCGTCCGGCTCGCTTCGCCAGCTTGATCCCAAGGTAACGGCGAGCCGCAAGCTGCGCTTTTTTGCCTATGCCTGGGGCGAGATGAGCGAGATGCCGGCGGAGACGCAATGGGGCATGGTTGAGACCTTCAATCGCTGGGGCTTCCCGGTCAATCCGCTGACGCGGCGTCTGAACTCGGTTGAAGAGATACTCGCCCATTACCGCGACATCGGCCTGCAAAGAGCAGAGCTCGACTATGACATCGATGGTGTGGTCTACAAGGTTGACCGGCTCGATCTTCAGGCGCGGCTTGGTTTTCGTTCGCGCTCGCCGCGCTGGGCCACGGCCCACAAGTTCCCGGCCGAGCAGGCGACGACACGGCTCCTTGCCATCGACATTCAGGTGGGACGAACGGGGGCGCTGACGCCCGTTGCCCGGCTTGAGCCGATCACTGTCGGTGGTGTCGTCGTGACGAATGCAACGCTCCACAACGAGGACTATATCAAGGGGATCGGCAATTCGGGCGAACCGCTCCGCGACGGGCGCGACATCCGTGTCGGGGACATGGTCATCGTGCAGCGGGCGGGTGATGTCATTCCACAAATTGTCGATGTGGTCATGGACCAACGCCCAGATGAGGCTGTGTCCTATGTGTTTCCGAAGAACTGTCCGGTTTGCGGAAGCCATGCTGTGCGGGAAAAGAACGAGAAAACCGGCAAGCTCGATTCCGTAACCCGCTGCACAGGGGGCTTCGTCTGTCGTGCCCAGGCGATCGAGCACATCAAGCACTTCGTCTCGCGCAATGCCTTCGACATTGAGGGGCTGGGGACCAAGCAGGTTGATTTCTTCTTCGAGAGTGAGGACCCGGCGCTGATGATCCGTACGGCGCCTGATATATTCACTCTCAAGACCCGGCAGGAACGCTCCCTGACAAAGCTGGAGAATATCGAGGGGTTTGGGCGCGTGAGTGTCGGCAAATTGTTCGATGCCATCGATGCGAGGCGAGAGATTGCCCTCAACCGCTTCATCTTTGCGCTCGGCATTCGCCATGTCGGAGAAACGACGGCGAAGCTTCTGGCACGGTCATACGGCTCCTACACTGCCTTCGCGGCGGCCATGCAAGGGGCCGGCCCTCGATACGGCGAGGCCTGGAACGAGTTGAACAACATTGAAGGCATCGGCGAGGTCGTGGCGGCCTCCATTGTCGAATTCTTCAAGGAGCCTCGTAATCTCCAGGTGGTGGGCCGTCTGCTGGACGAGGTCACTCCGCTCGATGCCGAGATGCCTGTCGCCAGCAATAGCGTTGTTGCTGGTAAGACCGTCGTTTTTACTGGCTCATTGGAACGCTTCACGCGGGACGAAGCCAAGGCACGGGCGGAAAGTCTCGGAGCCAAGGTTGCAGGCTCCGTATCCAAGAAGACCGACTATGTGGTGGCGGGCCCCGGCGCCGGCTCAAAGCTCGACAAGGCGCGGGAACTGGGCGTCGCTGTCATGACCGAAGATGAGTGGCTGAGCCTGATTGGCGGATAA
- a CDS encoding GGDEF domain-containing protein, with protein sequence MFKAFIQRSISQDFDLAQFVNAQTIIRFSLRLAIRIALLAALIVILALSVMDLFGILRYPLMRDLLIGVAITLPLAFTLTMLTSLYVGYGVMHLATTRREYEHLSRTDMLSGLLNRRAFISEITDHMEGHLLLLDIDRFKQVNDHFGHQTGDHVIAAVSEKLKQSIGPQHLIARLGGEEFAVFFQDVEDTQVIRLAERARHAIASTEIPADGQIIRVTVSGGLARRRSGLSFAQAYAMADRALYCAKASGRNRLVSERELDPVIAEGLPVPMARHDLAVAT encoded by the coding sequence ATGTTCAAAGCGTTTATTCAGCGAAGCATAAGCCAGGATTTCGATCTGGCCCAGTTCGTTAACGCCCAGACGATCATTCGCTTTTCTCTCCGGTTGGCGATCCGAATCGCACTGCTGGCTGCCCTGATCGTGATACTGGCACTGTCTGTGATGGATCTGTTTGGAATCCTGCGCTATCCGCTGATGCGCGACCTTCTGATCGGAGTGGCAATCACCCTGCCGCTGGCTTTCACGCTCACCATGCTGACATCGCTCTATGTCGGTTATGGCGTCATGCATCTGGCGACCACACGGCGGGAGTACGAGCATCTCAGTCGAACGGACATGTTGTCCGGCCTGCTCAATCGCCGGGCCTTCATCTCGGAAATCACCGACCACATGGAAGGCCATCTCCTGCTGCTCGATATTGATCGTTTCAAACAGGTCAATGACCATTTTGGCCACCAGACCGGCGACCATGTTATCGCCGCCGTATCCGAAAAACTGAAGCAATCGATCGGCCCTCAGCATCTGATTGCCCGCCTTGGTGGCGAAGAATTTGCGGTCTTTTTTCAGGATGTGGAGGACACTCAAGTCATACGCCTCGCCGAGAGAGCACGCCACGCCATAGCGTCGACCGAAATTCCAGCCGACGGACAAATCATTCGGGTCACCGTCTCCGGTGGCCTTGCGAGACGCCGCAGTGGACTGAGCTTTGCCCAGGCCTACGCCATGGCGGATCGTGCGCTCTACTGCGCGAAGGCGTCCGGTCGCAACCGTCTCGTGAGCGAGCGCGAACTGGACCCGGTCATTGCCGAGGGATTACCCGTACCCATGGCCAGGCATGATCTGGCCGTTGCGACCTGA
- the recN gene encoding DNA repair protein RecN, with product MLVQLSIRDIVLIERLDLAFENGLSVLTGETGAGKSILLDSLSLALGGRGDGSLVRHGEDKGQVTAVFDVGGSHPARALLRGNGVDDDGDLIFRRVQSADGRTRAYINDQPVSVQLMRQVGQLMVEIHGQHDDRALIDTDAHRTLLDAFAGLTDEALSLGDSYRRWREAERAFKVHKAKVEAAAREADYLRSSVEELETLSPQDGEEDDLADRRAQMQKSERIAGDIAEASEFLNGNASPVPLIASMMRRLERKSHEAPGLLEETVQLLGTALDTLSSVQMEVEAALRRTEFDPRELERVEERLFALRAAGRKYSVPVADLPALAEKMVADLADLDAGEERLGQLEAAVGEAKAHYHHLARALSEKRRNAASALSDAVMAELPALKLERARFMVEVTADSEAATAEGIDTVEFHVQTNPGTRPGPIMKVASGGELSRFLLALKVALADKGSAPTLVFDEIDTGVGGAVADAIGQRLKRLSDKVQVLSVTHAPQVAARASTHFLISKGPTGDNGEKIATRVAIMEPDHRREEIARMLAGASITDEARAAAAQLLAAGNRAG from the coding sequence ATGCTGGTGCAGCTGTCGATCCGCGATATCGTTTTGATCGAGCGGCTTGATCTGGCGTTCGAAAATGGTCTCTCCGTGCTCACGGGTGAAACGGGTGCTGGTAAATCCATCCTTCTCGATAGTCTGTCTCTCGCCCTTGGCGGGCGGGGCGACGGATCGCTGGTGCGGCATGGTGAGGACAAGGGACAGGTCACGGCGGTGTTCGACGTGGGAGGCAGTCACCCCGCCAGGGCGCTCCTGCGGGGCAATGGCGTCGATGACGACGGTGATCTGATCTTCAGACGCGTGCAATCCGCCGACGGGCGTACACGGGCCTATATCAACGACCAGCCGGTGAGTGTGCAGCTCATGCGCCAGGTGGGCCAGTTGATGGTCGAGATCCATGGCCAACATGATGATCGTGCGCTCATCGACACGGATGCCCACCGCACACTCCTTGACGCATTTGCAGGCTTGACGGACGAGGCGCTGTCGCTGGGTGACAGCTATCGGCGCTGGCGGGAGGCCGAGCGCGCTTTCAAGGTGCACAAGGCCAAGGTCGAGGCGGCCGCGCGCGAGGCCGATTATCTGCGGTCCTCGGTCGAGGAGCTTGAGACGCTTTCGCCGCAGGATGGTGAGGAAGACGACCTCGCAGATCGCCGGGCGCAGATGCAGAAATCCGAGCGGATTGCGGGCGATATTGCCGAGGCCTCCGAGTTCTTGAACGGCAATGCATCACCGGTGCCGTTGATTGCTTCCATGATGCGCCGGCTTGAACGCAAGAGCCATGAGGCTCCGGGGCTGCTCGAAGAGACCGTACAACTGCTTGGAACCGCACTCGACACATTGTCCAGTGTGCAGATGGAGGTCGAAGCGGCGCTGCGGCGGACGGAATTCGATCCACGGGAACTGGAGCGGGTCGAGGAGCGCCTTTTCGCCTTGCGGGCCGCCGGTCGCAAATATTCGGTGCCTGTTGCCGACCTTCCAGCGCTTGCGGAGAAGATGGTGGCGGACCTTGCCGATCTTGATGCCGGGGAGGAGCGTCTCGGTCAGCTTGAGGCTGCAGTGGGCGAGGCGAAGGCGCATTACCACCATCTGGCGCGCGCGCTGTCGGAAAAGCGCCGGAATGCCGCCTCGGCCCTGTCGGATGCGGTGATGGCCGAATTGCCTGCGCTGAAGCTCGAGCGGGCGCGCTTCATGGTGGAGGTGACCGCTGATTCGGAGGCGGCGACGGCTGAGGGTATCGATACGGTCGAGTTTCATGTGCAGACCAATCCGGGCACGCGCCCTGGGCCGATCATGAAGGTGGCGTCGGGCGGCGAATTGTCCCGTTTCCTGCTCGCCTTGAAGGTCGCACTGGCGGACAAGGGTTCGGCGCCAACGCTGGTCTTTGACGAAATCGACACCGGTGTCGGCGGTGCAGTTGCCGATGCGATCGGTCAGCGGCTGAAACGCCTGTCTGACAAGGTGCAGGTGCTGTCGGTGACCCATGCGCCCCAGGTGGCTGCGCGCGCATCGACCCATTTTCTGATCTCCAAGGGCCCAACTGGCGACAATGGCGAGAAGATCGCCACCCGGGTCGCGATCATGGAGCCGGATCATCGGCGGGAGGAAATCGCCCGCATGCTGGCCGGGGCCTCGATCACCGATGAGGCGCGGGCAGCGGCCGCGCAGTTGCTGGCGGCTGGCAACCGAGCTGGGTGA
- a CDS encoding phospholipase D-like domain-containing protein, translating into MYEFSTVYWPHVLATLSVIFGTIAATHAAMTKREVRSALGWVGVIVLSPLIGAMIYGVVGINRIRRASIRSRRAYQLDEIWRDLSQYTIGRSTVESQFGSAFGALKRLGDYVTRHPLSCSNRISMLETGDVTYEAMGAAIDAAERSIILETYIFDRDEVGLRLADRLIEAHRRGVAVRVLVDAVGARYSVPSIIGHLRDADVPVETFNGKVIAGLRLPYANLRTHRKIMVVDGQTAFVGGMNIRADFAGPNASLDTHFKVAGPVVAEILSIAAEDWHFETGEALVGGAWQIAFDDLPPGEPCLARAVASGPDANLEANHKVLIGAFSVAQRSIRIMSPYFLPDNIFLSALNTAARRGVSVEIVLPASNNLALVGHAMMAQLEPVLREGCRVYRAFGPFDHSKLLTVDDQWSFVGSSNLDSRSLRLNFEIDLEVYDRDFTAQINRRIQRSIDNSEELDLPTLRARPFPLRLFERFLWLGSPYL; encoded by the coding sequence ATGTATGAGTTTTCCACCGTCTACTGGCCGCATGTTCTTGCGACACTCTCGGTAATTTTCGGGACGATTGCAGCGACTCATGCCGCCATGACCAAGCGCGAGGTGCGCTCGGCTCTTGGCTGGGTCGGCGTTATCGTGCTGTCGCCGCTGATCGGTGCCATGATCTACGGGGTTGTGGGCATCAATCGGATACGGCGCGCGTCCATAAGGTCTCGGCGCGCCTATCAGCTGGACGAAATCTGGCGCGACCTTTCGCAATACACGATTGGCCGCAGCACTGTCGAAAGCCAGTTCGGTTCGGCGTTCGGTGCGCTCAAGCGGCTCGGCGATTATGTAACCCGCCATCCGCTGTCCTGCAGCAATCGCATCTCGATGCTTGAAACCGGGGATGTGACTTACGAAGCGATGGGTGCGGCGATCGACGCGGCTGAGCGCAGCATCATTCTGGAGACCTATATCTTTGACCGGGACGAGGTGGGGCTCAGGCTCGCCGACCGTCTGATCGAGGCCCATCGGCGAGGAGTGGCTGTTCGTGTGCTGGTGGATGCGGTTGGCGCCCGCTACAGCGTACCGAGCATCATCGGCCATCTGCGAGATGCCGATGTTCCGGTTGAGACGTTCAACGGTAAGGTCATTGCCGGTTTGAGACTTCCCTATGCGAACCTTCGCACTCACCGCAAGATCATGGTTGTGGATGGCCAGACCGCTTTTGTCGGCGGGATGAACATTCGTGCGGACTTTGCCGGGCCGAATGCTTCGCTGGACACGCATTTCAAGGTCGCGGGACCCGTGGTTGCGGAAATCCTGTCGATTGCTGCCGAAGACTGGCATTTCGAGACGGGGGAGGCGCTTGTCGGGGGAGCCTGGCAGATCGCGTTCGATGATCTGCCGCCCGGCGAACCCTGTCTGGCGCGCGCGGTTGCCTCCGGGCCGGACGCCAATCTGGAAGCCAATCACAAAGTGCTCATCGGCGCGTTTTCAGTGGCGCAGCGTTCGATCCGGATCATGTCGCCGTATTTCCTGCCGGACAATATCTTCCTCTCCGCACTGAACACTGCCGCGCGCCGGGGTGTCTCTGTCGAAATCGTGCTGCCGGCAAGCAACAATCTGGCGCTGGTCGGCCACGCCATGATGGCCCAGCTCGAACCCGTGCTGCGGGAAGGGTGCCGGGTCTATCGGGCCTTCGGTCCGTTTGATCATTCAAAACTGCTGACCGTTGACGACCAATGGAGTTTTGTCGGTTCATCCAATCTGGATTCCCGTTCGCTTCGCCTGAATTTCGAAATCGATCTGGAGGTCTATGACAGGGACTTCACGGCACAGATCAACAGGCGGATCCAGCGGTCCATCGACAATTCCGAAGAACTCGATCTGCCCACCTTGCGGGCCAGACCATTTCCGCTTCGCCTGTTTGAACGTTTTCTCTGGCTCGGATCACCCTATCTATGA